From a region of the Paracoccus sp. TOH genome:
- a CDS encoding class 1 fructose-bisphosphatase, with protein sequence MTADRIDTGRIPSGLHPVMQALAEAGAALAQLIRGGGDLGAPVGTNADGDGQKALDVLAYDLFRSALAGAGVRWFASEEQEQALPLDPQGALAVALDPLDGSSNIDTNLSIGSIFSIYPAEATAEASFLRPARQQIGAGYIIYGPRCAMMVSFGDGVQHYALDPDSGRFRLVDDRLSMPDCSFEFAINASNYRHWPRPVRAYIDDCLAGIDGPRERNFNMRWLASLVAEAHRILMRGGVFLYPADARKGYERGRLRLLYECAPIAFLVEQAGGRATDTAEPILDLVTTALHQRTPFVFGSAEKVARIAAYHDLPEPEISALFGNRGLFRA encoded by the coding sequence ATGACCGCCGACAGGATCGACACCGGACGGATTCCGTCCGGATTGCACCCGGTGATGCAGGCGCTGGCGGAGGCGGGGGCCGCGTTGGCCCAGCTGATCCGGGGCGGCGGCGATCTGGGCGCACCGGTCGGCACCAATGCGGATGGCGACGGGCAGAAGGCGCTGGACGTGCTGGCGTACGACCTGTTCCGCAGCGCGCTGGCCGGGGCCGGCGTGCGCTGGTTCGCGTCCGAGGAGCAGGAGCAGGCCTTGCCGCTGGACCCGCAGGGCGCGCTGGCCGTTGCCCTGGACCCGCTGGACGGCTCGTCGAACATCGACACCAACCTGTCGATCGGCTCGATCTTTTCGATCTACCCGGCCGAGGCGACGGCCGAGGCCAGCTTCCTGCGCCCGGCCCGCCAGCAGATCGGCGCCGGCTACATCATCTATGGCCCGCGCTGCGCCATGATGGTCAGCTTCGGCGACGGCGTGCAGCATTACGCCCTGGACCCGGACAGCGGCCGCTTCCGGCTGGTGGACGACCGGCTGTCCATGCCGGACTGCTCGTTCGAATTCGCCATCAACGCCTCGAACTATCGGCATTGGCCACGTCCGGTCCGGGCCTATATCGACGATTGCCTGGCCGGAATCGACGGCCCGCGCGAGCGCAATTTCAACATGCGCTGGCTCGCCTCGCTGGTGGCCGAGGCGCATCGCATCCTGATGCGCGGCGGCGTGTTCCTGTATCCCGCCGATGCCCGCAAGGGCTATGAGCGGGGCCGGCTGCGGCTGCTTTACGAATGCGCGCCCATCGCCTTCCTGGTCGAGCAGGCCGGCGGCCGGGCCACCGACACCGCCGAGCCGATCCTGGATCTTGTCACCACCGCGCTGCACCAGCGCACGCCCTTCGTCTTCGGCTCGGCCGAGAAGGTCGCGCGCATCGCCGCCTATCACGATCTGCCCGAACCCGAGATCTCGGCGCTGTTCGGCAATCGCGGCCTGTTCCGGGCCTGA
- a CDS encoding phosphoribulokinase, with protein MSKKHPIISVTGSSGAGTTTIKNTFDQIFRRERITAVSIEGDAFHRYDRAAMKAELARRTAAGDHTFSHFSIEANELAKLEQVFRSYGETGTGRTRHYVHDDRESERYGVPPGHFTEWSEFEPGSDLLFYEGLHGAVRTADIDIAGQADLKIGVVPVINLEWIQKIHRDQASRGYSTEAITDVILRRMHAYVHVICPQFTQTDINFQRVPVVDTSNPLIARWIPTPDESLVVIRFKNPRGIDFPYLTSMIQGSWMSRANSIVIPGPKMDLAMQLIFTPMVTRMVSQSKRV; from the coding sequence ATGAGCAAGAAACATCCGATCATTTCCGTCACCGGCTCGTCGGGCGCTGGCACCACCACGATCAAGAACACCTTCGACCAGATCTTTCGCCGCGAGAGGATCACCGCCGTCAGCATCGAGGGCGACGCGTTTCACCGCTACGACCGCGCCGCGATGAAGGCCGAGCTGGCCCGGCGGACAGCGGCCGGCGACCACACCTTCAGCCATTTCAGCATCGAGGCCAATGAGCTGGCCAAGCTGGAACAGGTGTTCCGCAGCTATGGCGAGACCGGCACCGGCAGGACCCGACACTATGTCCACGACGACCGCGAATCCGAGCGTTACGGCGTGCCGCCCGGCCATTTCACCGAATGGTCGGAATTCGAGCCGGGCTCGGACCTGCTGTTCTACGAGGGGCTGCATGGCGCGGTCAGGACCGCCGATATCGACATCGCCGGCCAGGCAGACCTGAAGATCGGCGTGGTGCCGGTCATCAACCTGGAATGGATCCAGAAGATCCATCGCGACCAGGCCAGCCGCGGCTATTCGACCGAGGCGATCACCGACGTGATCCTGCGCCGGATGCACGCCTATGTGCATGTGATCTGCCCGCAATTCACCCAGACCGACATCAACTTCCAGCGCGTGCCGGTGGTCGATACCTCGAACCCGCTCATCGCCCGCTGGATTCCCACGCCGGACGAAAGCCTGGTCGTGATCCGCTTCAAGAACCCGCGCGGCATCGATTTCCCCTATCTGACCTCGATGATCCAGGGGTCGTGGATGAGCCGCGCCAATTCCATCGTCATTCCGGGCCCCAAGATGGACCTCGCCATGCAGCTGATCTTCACGCCGATGGTCACGCGCATGGTCAGCCAGTCGAAACGCGTCTGA
- the nrdF gene encoding class 1b ribonucleoside-diphosphate reductase subunit beta, which yields MKDQAMRTPLRAINWNRLEDEKDLEVWNRLTVNFWLPEKVPLSNDVQSWATLRPAERALTIRVFTGLTLLDTIQNTVGAPSMMPDALTPHEEAVLSNISFMEAVHARSYSSIFSTLCLTKEVDEAFRWAEENPHLQAKARTIVEKYQAGSDPLKRKIASVFLESFLFYSGFYLPMYWSSRAKLTNTADLIRLIIRDEAVHGYYIGYKYQRGLEKLSAEKQQELKDFAFSLIFDLYDIEAKYTAELYDDIGLTEDVKAFLHYNANKALQNLGYEALFPPAACEVNPAIMAALSPDSENHDFFSGSGSSYVIGKAVATEDEDWNF from the coding sequence ATGAAGGATCAGGCCATGCGCACGCCCCTGCGGGCGATCAACTGGAACCGGCTGGAGGACGAGAAGGATCTGGAGGTCTGGAACCGGCTGACCGTCAACTTCTGGCTGCCCGAAAAGGTGCCGCTGTCGAATGACGTGCAGAGCTGGGCGACGCTGCGGCCGGCCGAGCGCGCGCTGACCATCCGGGTGTTCACCGGGCTGACGCTTCTGGACACGATCCAGAACACCGTCGGCGCGCCCTCGATGATGCCCGATGCGCTGACCCCGCATGAGGAGGCGGTGCTGTCGAACATCAGCTTCATGGAGGCGGTCCATGCGCGGTCCTACAGCTCGATCTTCTCGACGCTGTGCCTGACCAAGGAGGTCGACGAGGCCTTCCGCTGGGCCGAGGAGAACCCGCATCTGCAGGCCAAGGCCCGGACCATCGTCGAGAAATACCAGGCCGGCAGCGATCCCTTGAAGCGCAAGATCGCCTCGGTCTTTCTGGAGAGCTTCCTGTTCTATTCCGGCTTCTACCTGCCGATGTACTGGTCGAGCCGCGCCAAGCTGACCAATACCGCCGACCTGATCCGGCTGATCATCCGCGACGAGGCGGTGCATGGCTATTACATCGGCTACAAGTACCAGCGCGGGCTGGAGAAGCTGAGCGCCGAAAAGCAGCAGGAGCTGAAGGATTTCGCCTTTTCGCTGATCTTCGATCTCTATGACATCGAGGCGAAATACACCGCCGAGCTTTACGACGATATCGGCCTGACCGAGGACGTGAAGGCCTTCCTGCATTACAATGCCAACAAGGCGCTGCAGAACCTGGGCTACGAGGCGCTGTTCCCGCCCGCCGCCTGCGAGGTCAATCCGGCGATCATGGCGGCGCTGTCGCCCGACAGCGAAAACCACGACTTTTTCAGCGGTTCGGGATCGTCCTATGTCATCGGCAAGGCGGTCGCGACCGAGGACGAGGACTGGAACTTCTGA
- the cbbR gene encoding LysR family regulator CbbR, translating to MTRVDAITLRQLRALRAVVENGSLTAAAADLRLSPPAVHGQLRALEELMAAPLVMRGEHGVFLATDEGRAVLAAEAQIAVALEGCARRVAALKSGHVGNVSLGVVSTGKYFAPRLVAALRRALPEVEVTLRIGNRDSVIQWLQSRALDLAIMGRPPRNPAVQAEPVGPHPHIIVAPPDHPLVSADPVMPQDLLAETFLAREPGSGTRILMTRFLDRIGDGTPWRMVEMGTNETIKQAVIAGLGIALISQHTVTEELRSGRLVAIRAIGLPIQRSWFLLKREDMVLSPAGQRVHDHILAQQGGFLPRLDD from the coding sequence ATGACCCGGGTCGATGCCATCACCCTGCGCCAATTGCGCGCCCTGCGCGCCGTGGTCGAGAACGGTTCGCTGACCGCGGCCGCCGCCGACCTTCGCCTCAGTCCGCCGGCGGTGCATGGCCAGTTGCGCGCGCTCGAGGAACTGATGGCGGCGCCGCTGGTCATGCGCGGCGAGCATGGCGTGTTCCTGGCCACCGACGAGGGTCGGGCGGTGCTGGCGGCCGAGGCGCAGATCGCCGTGGCGCTGGAAGGCTGCGCCCGCCGCGTGGCGGCGCTGAAAAGCGGCCATGTCGGCAATGTCTCGCTGGGGGTGGTCTCGACCGGGAAATATTTTGCCCCGCGACTGGTGGCCGCGCTGCGCCGGGCGCTGCCCGAGGTCGAGGTGACGCTGCGCATCGGCAACCGCGACAGCGTGATCCAGTGGCTGCAGTCGCGGGCCCTGGACCTGGCGATCATGGGCCGGCCGCCGCGCAACCCGGCCGTGCAGGCCGAGCCGGTCGGCCCGCATCCGCATATCATCGTGGCGCCGCCAGATCATCCGCTGGTCTCGGCCGACCCGGTCATGCCCCAGGACCTGCTGGCCGAGACCTTTCTGGCGCGCGAGCCGGGCTCGGGCACCCGGATCCTGATGACGCGCTTCCTGGACCGCATCGGCGACGGCACGCCCTGGCGCATGGTCGAGATGGGCACCAACGAAACCATCAAGCAGGCGGTGATCGCCGGGCTCGGCATCGCGCTGATCTCGCAGCATACCGTGACCGAGGAACTGCGCTCGGGGCGGCTGGTGGCGATCAGGGCCATCGGCCTGCCGATCCAGCGCAGCTGGTTCCTGCTCAAGCGCGAAGACATGGTGCTGTCCCCGGCCGGGCAGCGCGTGCATGACCATATCCTGGCCCAGCAAGGCGGCTTCCTGCCGCGCCTCGACGACTGA
- the ligD gene encoding non-homologous end-joining DNA ligase — protein sequence MTQDAIRIAGIPVSSGKRVIFDQPRLTKADLARYYQAVAGPMLREMADRPLSLLRLPEGMAGERFFQKHPGKGFPKAVKTVEITESDGAAAPYAYVTDAAGIVGAVQMGSVEFHLWAAHRDRLDRPDRLVLDFDPDEALDFAAVRGAALDLRDLLADLGLAAWPLLTGGKGIHLVVPLRRILGWDRLKHFARGVAVLAAGRQPERFTAGMAKAGRSGRIFIDWLRNERGATAIAPFSIRARPGAPVACPVTWQELESIPRASVFGPEAALERGWGDLEPPPPQALTVRTVAALDDQSRAAGLG from the coding sequence ATGACCCAGGATGCGATCCGGATCGCCGGAATCCCCGTCAGCAGCGGCAAGCGGGTGATCTTCGATCAGCCGCGCCTGACCAAGGCGGATCTGGCGCGTTACTATCAGGCGGTGGCCGGACCGATGTTGCGCGAGATGGCCGACCGCCCCCTGTCGCTTCTGCGCCTGCCCGAGGGCATGGCCGGCGAGCGATTCTTCCAGAAACACCCCGGCAAGGGCTTCCCCAAGGCGGTGAAGACGGTCGAGATCACCGAAAGCGACGGCGCCGCGGCGCCCTATGCCTATGTCACCGACGCCGCCGGCATCGTCGGCGCGGTGCAGATGGGCAGCGTCGAGTTCCACCTCTGGGCGGCGCATCGCGATCGGCTGGACCGGCCCGACCGGCTGGTGCTGGACTTCGATCCCGACGAGGCGCTGGACTTCGCCGCGGTGCGCGGTGCGGCGCTGGACCTGCGCGACCTGCTCGCGGATCTGGGGCTGGCCGCGTGGCCGCTGCTGACCGGCGGCAAGGGCATCCACCTGGTGGTGCCGCTGCGCCGCATCCTGGGCTGGGACCGGCTGAAGCACTTCGCCCGCGGTGTGGCGGTACTGGCCGCCGGGCGGCAACCCGAGCGTTTCACCGCCGGCATGGCCAAGGCCGGGCGCAGCGGCCGGATCTTCATCGACTGGCTGCGGAACGAACGCGGCGCCACCGCCATCGCGCCCTTCTCGATCCGCGCCCGGCCGGGGGCGCCGGTGGCCTGCCCGGTGACCTGGCAGGAACTGGAAAGCATCCCCCGCGCCTCGGTTTTTGGCCCCGAGGCGGCGTTGGAGCGCGGCTGGGGCGATCTGGAACCGCCGCCGCCGCAAGCGCTGACCGTCCGGACCGTCGCGGCACTGGACGACCAGAGCCGGGCCGCCGGCCTGGGTTGA